From a region of the Butyrivibrio sp. AE3004 genome:
- the rsmD gene encoding 16S rRNA (guanine(966)-N(2))-methyltransferase RsmD, whose amino-acid sequence MRVIAGEARRLKLVTPEGNDTRPTQDRIKETLFNMLQNDVPGAVFVDVFAGSGGIGIEALSRGAKKAYFIENNIKAVKCINQNLQTTKFEDRGTVLKQDVLVGLKNIKEKEVDLIFVDPPYESGLYERTFELLSRLPYVTEYTMLIAECNLDMDLSVFEDAGFEIVKEKRYKTNQHVFLKKA is encoded by the coding sequence ATGAGAGTAATTGCAGGAGAAGCGAGAAGACTTAAGCTCGTGACACCGGAAGGTAATGATACAAGACCTACACAGGACAGAATAAAAGAGACTCTTTTTAACATGCTTCAAAATGATGTTCCCGGTGCTGTTTTTGTGGACGTGTTCGCAGGAAGCGGCGGTATAGGAATTGAAGCACTCTCGAGGGGGGCTAAAAAGGCATATTTTATAGAAAATAATATAAAAGCTGTAAAATGTATCAATCAGAACTTACAGACTACAAAATTTGAAGACAGAGGAACTGTTTTAAAACAGGATGTTCTTGTCGGGTTGAAAAACATTAAGGAAAAAGAAGTGGATCTGATTTTTGTTGACCCACCTTATGAATCCGGTTTATATGAGAGAACTTTTGAGCTTCTTTCAAGATTACCATATGTAACTGAATACACAATGCTTATTGCTGAATGTAATCTGGATATGGATTTATCGGTTTTTGAAGATGCCGGATTTGAGATTGTAAAAGAAAAAAGATATAAGACAAATCAGCATGTTTTCTTGAAAAAAGCATGA
- a CDS encoding HrpE/YscL family type III secretion apparatus protein — protein sequence MSSRIEQCIDEIETYIDSCKHQPLSHGNIIVNKEEIDDLLRELRSKTPDEIRRYQTIISNKESILEDARKKAKDLIDKATEQTHAMINEHDIMQQAYAQANEVIAHAAKQAEEILTKSTNEANQMKAAAVAYTDNLLAEVEVIVNKAIDTTNASNNALLRDLTAYSETIKSNRADLIPPSVNPSNVKETAKVSSTVSTVTPEGSFDDEADLNLDML from the coding sequence ATGAGCAGCAGGATTGAGCAATGCATTGATGAAATTGAAACCTACATTGACAGCTGCAAGCATCAGCCTCTGTCACATGGTAACATTATTGTGAACAAGGAAGAGATTGATGATCTTCTCAGAGAATTAAGAAGTAAGACGCCGGATGAGATACGTCGTTACCAGACAATTATCAGCAATAAAGAATCCATACTTGAAGATGCCCGAAAGAAAGCAAAGGACCTGATTGATAAGGCAACTGAGCAAACTCATGCTATGATCAATGAGCATGATATCATGCAACAGGCTTATGCCCAGGCAAATGAAGTTATAGCACATGCAGCAAAGCAGGCAGAAGAGATTCTGACAAAGTCCACTAATGAAGCAAATCAAATGAAGGCTGCAGCTGTAGCATATACTGATAATCTTCTTGCAGAAGTAGAAGTTATTGTTAATAAAGCAATTGATACTACTAATGCAAGCAATAACGCATTACTCAGAGATCTTACAGCATACAGTGAAACAATAAAATCAAACAGAGCTGATCTTATACCTCCGAGTGTAAATCCTTCAAATGTGAAAGAGACTGCAAAGGTTTCCTCAACAGTTTCTACAGTGACTCCTGAAGGAAGCTTTGATGATGAAGCTGATTTGAATCTTGATATGCTTTGA
- the coaD gene encoding pantetheine-phosphate adenylyltransferase — protein sequence MKIAVYPGSFDPITLGHLDIIRRGSEMFDKLVIVVSVNTAKHPLFSADERVKMIKEATADLKNIEVDSYEGLIIDYCKENNIKILLRGLRAITDFEYELQISQTNRAFSQNEVDTVFLTTSLEYAYLSSSTVREFASFHGDISRCVTPSVAQMVYKKYGYEINSLEGGNKYEQQD from the coding sequence ATGAAAATAGCTGTTTATCCCGGAAGCTTTGATCCAATAACTTTAGGGCATCTTGATATTATTAGAAGAGGCTCGGAAATGTTTGATAAACTGGTTATCGTTGTGAGTGTTAACACAGCCAAGCATCCGTTGTTTTCAGCAGATGAACGTGTTAAGATGATAAAAGAAGCAACTGCAGATCTGAAAAATATTGAGGTTGATTCTTATGAAGGATTGATTATAGATTACTGCAAAGAAAATAATATAAAAATTCTTCTCAGAGGATTGAGAGCCATAACAGATTTTGAATATGAACTACAGATTTCACAGACAAACAGGGCTTTCTCACAAAACGAAGTTGATACCGTATTTTTGACAACAAGTCTTGAATATGCTTATCTTAGCAGTTCTACTGTCAGAGAATTTGCAAGTTTTCATGGGGATATAAGCCGTTGTGTTACACCATCAGTTGCACAAATGGTTTATAAAAAATATGGGTATGAAATAAACAGCTTAGAGGGAGGTAACAAATATGAGCAGCAGGATTGA
- a CDS encoding DNA gyrase/topoisomerase IV subunit B, with protein sequence MSVNNNYDASSITVLEGLEAVRMRPGMYIGSVSTRGLNHLVYEIVDNAVDEHLAGHCSQITVTLNPDGSATIEDNGRGIPVGMHAKGITAERVVLTMLHAGGKFDNAAYKTSGGLHGVGSSVVNALSTWLKVQIRTDGQIYEDAYERGVPTVELKDGLLEPVGKTRDHGTTISFLPDPTIFEKTRFREEDIKSRLHETAYLNPELTIIYIDDRPGTEEYIEFHEPEGITGFIRDMNKSKEAVTDVIFYSGESEGVSVDVALQYVNEFHENILGFCNNIYNAEGGTHLTGFKTMFTNIINQYAREIGVLKDKDNNFNGTDVRNGMTAVVSIKHPDPRFEGQTKTKLDNQDAAKIVSQITGEEVTRFFDRNLEVLKAIIGCAEKAAKIRKTEEKAKTNLLTKQKYSFDSNGKLANCISKDASKCEIFIVEGDSAGGSAKMARNREFQAILPIRGKILNVEKASIDKILANAEIKTMINAFGCGFSEGYGNDFDISKLRYDKIVIMADADVDGAHIATLLLTLFYRFMPELIFEGHVYIAMPPLYKAMPSKGKEEYLYDDAALDRYRKNHKGSFTLQRYKGLGEMDPQQLWETTLDPENRMMRLVEIEDAKMASHMTELLMGNEVPPRRDFIHQHATDAELDV encoded by the coding sequence ATGTCTGTAAATAACAACTATGATGCGTCAAGCATTACAGTTCTTGAGGGTCTTGAAGCAGTAAGAATGAGACCCGGAATGTATATCGGAAGTGTTTCAACAAGAGGTCTTAATCACCTTGTTTATGAAATTGTGGACAATGCAGTTGATGAGCATCTTGCAGGTCATTGTTCACAGATTACCGTAACACTTAATCCTGACGGAAGTGCAACGATTGAAGATAACGGCCGCGGTATTCCTGTAGGAATGCATGCTAAAGGAATTACAGCTGAGCGTGTTGTTTTAACAATGCTGCATGCCGGTGGTAAATTTGATAATGCAGCTTACAAAACCAGTGGCGGTCTGCATGGTGTTGGTTCTTCCGTTGTCAATGCTTTATCTACCTGGCTTAAGGTTCAGATCAGAACTGATGGTCAGATTTATGAAGATGCCTATGAGAGAGGTGTACCTACAGTTGAATTAAAAGATGGTCTTTTGGAGCCTGTGGGTAAAACAAGAGATCATGGTACTACCATATCTTTTTTGCCTGATCCAACTATTTTTGAAAAGACTAGATTCAGAGAAGAAGATATAAAATCAAGGCTTCATGAAACTGCATATCTCAATCCTGAACTTACAATTATTTATATTGATGACAGACCGGGAACCGAAGAATATATAGAGTTCCATGAACCTGAAGGGATAACCGGATTTATTCGTGACATGAATAAATCCAAGGAAGCCGTTACCGATGTGATTTTTTACAGCGGTGAGAGCGAGGGCGTTTCTGTTGATGTTGCCCTTCAATACGTCAATGAATTTCATGAAAATATACTTGGTTTTTGTAACAATATTTATAATGCCGAAGGTGGTACTCACCTCACCGGCTTTAAAACCATGTTTACAAATATTATAAATCAGTATGCAAGAGAAATTGGTGTTTTAAAGGATAAAGATAATAACTTCAACGGTACTGATGTAAGAAACGGTATGACTGCTGTTGTCAGCATAAAGCATCCGGATCCCAGATTTGAGGGACAGACAAAAACAAAACTTGATAATCAGGATGCCGCAAAAATCGTATCTCAGATTACAGGTGAAGAGGTTACCAGATTTTTCGACAGAAATCTTGAAGTTTTAAAAGCTATAATCGGATGTGCTGAAAAAGCTGCAAAAATCAGGAAGACAGAAGAAAAAGCCAAGACAAATCTTCTCACAAAGCAGAAATATTCTTTCGATTCAAATGGAAAGCTTGCAAACTGTATTAGTAAAGATGCTTCAAAATGCGAAATCTTTATAGTTGAGGGAGATTCAGCCGGTGGAAGTGCCAAGATGGCAAGAAACCGTGAATTCCAGGCGATTCTTCCTATAAGAGGTAAAATCCTTAACGTTGAGAAGGCAAGTATTGATAAAATTCTTGCTAACGCTGAAATTAAAACAATGATAAATGCTTTTGGATGCGGATTTTCCGAAGGTTATGGTAATGATTTTGACATTTCAAAACTAAGATATGACAAGATTGTTATTATGGCCGATGCCGACGTTGATGGTGCTCATATAGCGACATTGTTGCTCACACTTTTTTACAGATTTATGCCGGAGCTTATTTTTGAAGGCCATGTTTATATAGCTATGCCACCTCTTTATAAGGCTATGCCGAGTAAGGGTAAGGAAGAGTATCTGTATGATGACGCAGCTCTTGATAGATATCGCAAAAATCATAAAGGCTCGTTCACACTTCAAAGATATAAGGGTCTTGGTGAGATGGATCCTCAGCAGTTATGGGAGACAACACTTGATCCCGAAAACAGAATGATGCGTCTTGTTGAAATTGAAGATGCGAAAATGGCTTCACATATGACAGAACTTCTTATGGGTAATGAAGTTCCTCCGAGACGTGATTTTATACATCAGCATGCTACAGACGCTGAACTGGATGTATAA
- a CDS encoding pseudouridine synthase has protein sequence MRLDKFLGDCGLGTRKQLKECIKNGMVLVDGVVATKPDISIDPAQNEILFSGENLTENYSKFKYYILNKPQGVVSATKDNHDETVLDLIDTGYDKNLSPVGRLDKDTEGLLLITNDGKLAHRLLSPKKHVEKEYEVHTKKFVSESDIKRLEEGIDIGDEIPTLPAKAYISEQNGEQVLHLIIHEGRFHQVKRMLEAIGNEVVFLKRVRMGALLLDPSLLPGEYRELTKEELYLLK, from the coding sequence ATGAGATTAGATAAATTTTTAGGCGATTGTGGCCTTGGAACAAGAAAACAATTAAAGGAATGTATCAAAAACGGAATGGTTTTGGTTGACGGTGTAGTAGCAACTAAACCGGATATTAGTATTGATCCCGCACAAAATGAAATTTTGTTTTCCGGAGAGAATCTTACGGAAAATTACAGCAAGTTCAAATACTATATATTAAATAAACCTCAGGGAGTTGTTTCTGCTACAAAAGATAATCATGATGAAACCGTGTTGGATCTTATTGATACAGGATATGATAAAAATCTTTCACCTGTTGGAAGACTTGATAAAGATACTGAAGGTCTTCTCCTTATAACAAATGACGGTAAACTTGCACATAGATTACTGTCCCCTAAAAAACATGTTGAAAAGGAATACGAAGTCCATACAAAGAAATTCGTTTCAGAATCTGATATAAAGAGACTTGAAGAAGGCATTGACATTGGAGATGAAATTCCTACCCTTCCTGCAAAGGCATATATATCAGAGCAAAACGGAGAGCAGGTGCTTCATCTGATAATTCATGAAGGACGCTTTCATCAGGTTAAACGTATGCTTGAAGCAATAGGGAATGAAGTTGTTTTTTTAAAGAGAGTAAGAATGGGAGCACTTTTGCTTGATCCTTCACTTTTACCCGGAGAATACAGAGAGCTCACAAAAGAAGAGCTTTATTTATTAAAATAA
- a CDS encoding DegV family protein, whose product MSKVAIITDTNSGIMPADGEALGIKVLPTPFMIDGVEYLEGINLTQEDFFKKLAEGADVSTSQPSPGSLLELWDSMLKEYDEIVYIPLSSGLSSSCQTATMLAADDYEGKVFVVNNQRISVTMRQSVLDAIEMRDKGMSGKEIKDKLEEVKFESSIYIMLDTLYYLKKGGRITPAAAALGTLLKLKPVLQIQGEKLDAFAKARTATQGKNIMINAMLSDFENRFGGLDAHDVHLSGAYSYDLEKANEFKSEVEKAFPGYEMHMDPLSLVVSCHIGPGALAIACSRKIHV is encoded by the coding sequence ATGTCAAAAGTAGCAATCATAACTGATACAAACAGTGGTATTATGCCGGCTGACGGTGAAGCTCTCGGAATAAAAGTTTTACCTACGCCTTTTATGATTGATGGTGTTGAATATTTAGAGGGAATTAATCTTACACAGGAAGATTTTTTCAAAAAACTTGCAGAGGGAGCAGACGTTTCGACAAGTCAGCCCAGTCCCGGTTCACTTCTTGAATTATGGGATTCGATGCTAAAAGAATACGATGAAATAGTTTACATCCCGCTCAGTAGCGGACTTTCCAGTTCATGTCAGACTGCAACTATGTTGGCAGCGGATGACTATGAAGGTAAAGTTTTTGTAGTCAATAATCAGCGCATATCCGTAACCATGAGACAGTCTGTACTCGATGCTATTGAAATGCGCGATAAGGGTATGAGCGGCAAAGAAATTAAGGATAAACTTGAAGAAGTGAAGTTTGAATCAAGTATATATATTATGCTTGATACTCTTTATTATCTGAAAAAAGGTGGGAGAATCACTCCTGCAGCAGCAGCACTTGGTACGCTGTTAAAGCTTAAACCGGTTCTTCAGATTCAGGGTGAAAAACTTGATGCTTTTGCTAAAGCAAGAACAGCTACGCAGGGAAAAAACATAATGATAAATGCAATGCTGTCTGATTTCGAGAACAGATTTGGCGGACTTGATGCACATGATGTTCATCTGTCAGGAGCGTATTCATATGATCTTGAAAAAGCAAATGAGTTTAAGAGTGAAGTAGAAAAAGCTTTTCCGGGATATGAAATGCATATGGATCCTTTGTCACTGGTCGTATCATGTCACATAGGTCCCGGTGCTCTGGCAATTGCATGTTCAAGAAAAATTCATGTATGA
- a CDS encoding DNA gyrase/topoisomerase IV subunit A encodes MEEKLIRSEYSEIMQKSYIDYAMSVIVARALPDIRDGLKPVQRRTLYDMYELGIRYDRPYRKSARIVGDTMGKYHPHGDSSIYDSLVVMTQNFKKAVPLVDGHGNFGNIEGDGAAAMRYTEARLAQITQENFLADLDKDVVDFVPNFDETEREPTVLPVKIPNFLINGSEGIAVGMATSTPPHNLAEVIDAEIAFMQNPELTTKQLMKYIKGPDFPTGGIVINKDDLRSIYETGQGKVRIRGKVETEKGKAGHINLVITEIPYTMIGAGIGKFLSDVADLAEKKITNDIVDISNQSSKEGIRIVIELKKDTDVENFTNLLYKKTKLEDTFGVNMLAISDGRPETMSLHSILKAVVNFQFETATRKYTTLLHKEQDKKEIQEGLIKACNVIDIVIEILRGSKDRPMAKDCLVNGNTEGIRFKSEASRAMAAQLLFTERQADAILEMRLYKLIGLELDALVKEHEDTIAKIYRYEDILEDHESMSLVIQNELSEIRKKYAVKRRTVIDNVEEAVYEEKPVEEIDVAFIMDRFGYAKTIDVTTYEKNLETIKNDFKYSFIMKNTGKVCVFTAKGNLHTIKAMDLPAGRMRDKGVPIDNLSDFDTTSDQIIYVSSQSNLNLYRIMFVTKQANMKLVDGGEFDVTRRTVAATKLADDDEVISVHEIHDINTVVLQSENGFFLRFNVEEIPEKKKSAVGVRGMRLGVKDLVREVFYLKEADEQTIEYNGKKLVLDHLKITSRDTKGTKVRL; translated from the coding sequence ATGGAAGAAAAACTGATTCGTTCCGAGTATTCGGAAATAATGCAAAAATCGTATATTGATTACGCGATGAGTGTTATTGTAGCCCGTGCGCTTCCGGATATCAGGGATGGTCTTAAGCCTGTTCAGAGAAGAACTTTATATGATATGTATGAACTTGGTATCAGATATGACAGGCCATATCGTAAAAGTGCACGTATTGTCGGCGATACCATGGGTAAATATCATCCACATGGTGACAGCTCCATATATGATTCACTTGTAGTAATGACACAGAATTTTAAAAAAGCTGTACCGCTGGTTGACGGACATGGTAACTTTGGAAATATCGAAGGTGATGGCGCAGCCGCAATGCGATATACAGAAGCAAGACTTGCGCAGATAACACAGGAAAATTTTCTTGCGGATCTTGATAAAGACGTTGTGGATTTTGTTCCCAATTTCGATGAAACAGAGCGTGAACCTACGGTTTTACCTGTTAAAATCCCGAATTTTCTGATTAATGGTTCAGAAGGTATCGCTGTCGGAATGGCTACCAGTACTCCACCTCATAATCTTGCTGAAGTTATTGATGCTGAAATTGCTTTTATGCAGAATCCGGAACTTACTACCAAGCAGCTTATGAAATATATAAAAGGTCCTGATTTTCCTACGGGCGGAATTGTTATAAATAAAGACGATCTTCGTTCCATTTATGAAACCGGTCAGGGAAAGGTTCGTATCAGAGGAAAGGTAGAAACAGAAAAGGGAAAAGCCGGACACATAAATCTTGTTATAACAGAAATTCCATATACTATGATTGGTGCGGGCATAGGTAAATTCCTCTCTGATGTGGCCGATCTTGCTGAGAAGAAGATTACTAATGATATTGTTGATATTTCAAATCAGTCATCAAAAGAAGGTATCAGAATAGTAATCGAACTAAAGAAAGATACTGATGTAGAAAACTTTACAAACCTGCTGTATAAGAAAACAAAGCTTGAAGATACTTTTGGGGTTAATATGCTGGCCATATCTGATGGAAGGCCGGAAACAATGAGTCTTCATTCTATCCTGAAGGCTGTTGTTAACTTCCAGTTCGAAACAGCAACACGAAAGTATACGACACTGCTTCATAAAGAACAGGATAAAAAAGAGATACAGGAAGGTCTAATTAAGGCATGCAATGTAATAGACATTGTAATCGAAATACTTCGCGGTTCTAAAGACCGACCAATGGCTAAAGATTGTCTTGTAAACGGTAATACTGAAGGAATCAGATTTAAGAGTGAAGCCTCCCGTGCAATGGCTGCGCAGCTTCTCTTCACAGAAAGACAGGCTGATGCAATCCTTGAAATGAGACTATATAAACTCATCGGATTAGAGCTTGACGCACTTGTCAAAGAACATGAAGATACCATAGCCAAGATTTACAGATATGAGGATATCCTCGAAGATCATGAATCTATGTCTCTTGTAATTCAGAATGAACTCAGTGAGATAAGGAAAAAGTATGCAGTAAAGCGCAGAACCGTAATCGATAATGTCGAAGAAGCTGTATATGAAGAAAAGCCTGTAGAAGAAATAGATGTCGCATTTATCATGGACCGTTTTGGATATGCCAAGACAATAGATGTAACAACCTATGAGAAAAATCTTGAGACAATAAAGAATGATTTTAAGTACTCCTTTATTATGAAGAATACAGGAAAAGTCTGCGTATTTACTGCTAAAGGAAACCTGCATACAATTAAAGCAATGGATCTTCCTGCCGGCAGAATGAGAGATAAAGGTGTACCGATTGATAACCTTAGCGATTTTGACACAACAAGCGACCAGATAATTTATGTTTCTAGTCAGAGTAACCTTAATCTTTACAGAATAATGTTTGTTACCAAACAGGCAAATATGAAGCTTGTTGATGGCGGTGAATTTGATGTTACCAGAAGAACGGTTGCAGCTACAAAGCTTGCAGATGATGATGAAGTTATAAGTGTTCATGAAATACACGATATAAACACTGTAGTGCTTCAGTCGGAAAATGGTTTCTTCCTGAGATTTAATGTTGAAGAAATACCCGAAAAGAAGAAGAGCGCCGTTGGTGTTCGTGGAATGAGGCTTGGTGTAAAAGACCTTGTCAGAGAGGTTTTCTATTTGAAGGAAGCCGATGAACAGACCATTGAATATAACGGTAAGAAATTAGTGCTTGATCATCTTAAAATAACAAGCAGAGATACAAAAGGAACTAAAGTCAGACTATAA
- a CDS encoding Ig-like domain-containing protein, which translates to MKKVILGKSGLALLLSCAIVAESNISLTASAAEITEPVIQEIDDQTDDEVIKLNENADVNNLEDLNPVLFTEQAVSDGNAETSSDINESSDSKNDNEEIPEDVNASEYEQASENGHNDEGLQTPRAEQGTEDAEDNGDLESNKSDEAVTDGNIKNAVSDGNAAEISETFDYETYVDGYKIKLHAFAGVIPDNTDVSVKKVVSVDGKKTDDLVNEVLPSESVVFDSASFDITLLNDGQEIEPNGPVQVEITLSDELAEANSENESTSVQVFHIEDDTTTTEVRAEVNGIDSQDNSEAPSIGESDYSLNVYNDNATDIYDDSDETVVRYEADSFSVYDVSVVLNFTTSDPYAAINPVYDGIINLGEDELQALGEGLDSTVHVKTLLSSGGKCTSVQEMGEAARRGIMARQTPVTIDFKLPGIYNQTSILNALLPIMYEHTGVPNEGDYVRWAFCGISQKTTVAYANDSSYGTVQLAFKYTHNAQQEVDTTNAINALVKNLNLQGLSSDYDKARKAYDWICTNVTYDYDYKNKEAIGDYSPYSCYTAVVKHSTVCEGYSLLFYRMMLMSGVDARLISGDGGQEGEAGPHGWNIVKIGNIYYNLDSTWGSEFGNNRYIWFLRGSKNFDTTVLTNGSITLKFVHTRYAECSTPEFNRIYPTSVTDYNNANYNSAAVTISLNASNMTLGVGASTTLQATVSPASGQGVIWSSSDDNVAAVNSNGTVTGLKCGECEIFATTVFGGKKARCRVLVTDGKVKNVEVASSTITIFAGSKANVNATVFPEWASNKGIKYKSSNKSIATVNKKGIITARKKGKCYITCTSKDGGLQTKVTVIVKKSVRVKSIKLNKKKLKLAVGSAYTLGVNFKPKKATNKEVTWKSSKPGIVSVDANGNIYALSKGKAKITAKSVDGKHKATCTVVVK; encoded by the coding sequence GTGAAAAAAGTGATTTTGGGAAAGAGTGGACTGGCACTTCTCTTAAGCTGTGCCATTGTTGCTGAAAGCAATATATCTTTAACTGCTTCAGCTGCAGAAATTACAGAACCTGTAATTCAGGAAATTGATGATCAAACAGATGATGAAGTTATCAAATTGAATGAAAATGCAGATGTAAATAATCTTGAAGATTTGAATCCGGTTTTGTTTACTGAACAGGCTGTTTCTGACGGAAATGCAGAAACTTCTTCTGATATCAATGAATCATCTGATTCAAAAAATGATAATGAAGAAATTCCGGAAGATGTAAACGCATCTGAATATGAACAAGCTTCAGAAAATGGTCACAACGATGAAGGCTTGCAGACACCACGGGCTGAACAGGGGACTGAAGATGCTGAGGATAACGGGGATTTAGAATCAAACAAAAGTGATGAGGCTGTAACTGACGGAAATATTAAAAATGCAGTATCCGATGGAAATGCAGCTGAAATATCAGAGACTTTTGATTATGAAACATATGTAGACGGATATAAAATAAAGCTTCATGCATTTGCCGGTGTCATACCTGACAATACTGATGTTTCTGTAAAAAAGGTTGTAAGTGTTGATGGCAAAAAGACAGATGATCTTGTAAACGAAGTACTTCCTTCAGAATCTGTCGTTTTTGATTCTGCATCTTTTGATATAACTTTACTAAATGACGGACAGGAGATAGAGCCAAACGGGCCTGTTCAGGTAGAAATTACTTTATCAGATGAACTTGCAGAAGCTAATTCTGAGAATGAGTCAACTTCAGTTCAGGTTTTTCATATTGAAGATGATACTACCACAACTGAAGTCCGTGCGGAAGTAAATGGAATCGATTCACAGGATAATTCTGAAGCACCTTCAATCGGTGAGTCCGATTATTCATTAAACGTTTATAATGACAATGCTACAGATATCTATGATGATAGCGATGAAACAGTTGTACGTTACGAAGCAGACAGCTTTTCCGTTTATGATGTTTCCGTAGTTCTTAACTTTACTACTTCGGATCCTTATGCTGCAATAAACCCTGTTTATGATGGTATAATAAATCTTGGAGAGGATGAGCTTCAGGCTTTGGGTGAAGGTCTTGACTCAACCGTACATGTAAAAACTCTTCTTTCCTCAGGAGGAAAATGCACTTCTGTCCAGGAGATGGGTGAAGCTGCAAGAAGAGGAATTATGGCAAGACAGACACCTGTAACAATAGACTTTAAACTTCCTGGTATATATAATCAGACAAGCATATTGAATGCATTATTGCCTATAATGTACGAGCACACAGGTGTGCCTAATGAAGGTGATTATGTAAGATGGGCATTTTGCGGTATATCACAGAAAACTACTGTTGCATATGCAAATGATTCGTCTTATGGTACAGTACAACTTGCATTTAAATATACACATAATGCCCAGCAGGAAGTAGATACAACAAATGCTATTAATGCTCTTGTTAAGAACCTTAATTTACAAGGGCTTTCAAGTGACTATGACAAGGCAAGGAAAGCTTACGACTGGATTTGTACTAACGTAACATATGATTATGACTATAAAAACAAAGAAGCTATAGGCGATTACAGTCCGTATTCATGCTATACAGCTGTTGTAAAGCATTCAACTGTATGTGAAGGTTATTCACTTTTATTTTACAGGATGATGCTCATGTCAGGTGTAGATGCAAGGCTTATTTCAGGTGATGGCGGACAAGAGGGTGAAGCCGGTCCTCATGGATGGAATATAGTAAAAATAGGAAATATTTATTATAATCTTGATTCCACCTGGGGCTCTGAGTTTGGAAATAACAGATATATATGGTTTTTAAGAGGAAGCAAGAACTTTGACACGACTGTTTTGACTAATGGTTCTATAACCTTAAAATTTGTACATACAAGATATGCTGAATGCTCAACTCCGGAATTTAACAGAATATATCCTACAAGTGTAACTGACTATAATAACGCTAATTATAATTCAGCAGCAGTAACGATTTCTCTTAACGCATCAAATATGACTTTAGGTGTAGGAGCAAGTACAACGCTTCAGGCTACTGTTTCACCTGCTTCAGGGCAGGGGGTTATTTGGAGTTCCTCTGATGATAATGTTGCAGCAGTAAATAGTAACGGTACAGTAACAGGTTTAAAATGCGGAGAATGTGAGATATTTGCAACTACTGTTTTCGGAGGAAAAAAAGCACGATGCCGCGTCCTTGTAACTGACGGAAAAGTAAAAAATGTTGAAGTAGCTTCTTCAACAATAACAATATTTGCTGGAAGCAAAGCAAATGTTAATGCAACTGTATTTCCTGAATGGGCTTCCAACAAAGGAATTAAGTATAAGTCTTCCAATAAGAGTATTGCTACCGTAAACAAAAAAGGTATAATCACAGCCAGAAAAAAAGGTAAATGTTATATAACCTGCACATCCAAAGATGGCGGACTACAGACCAAAGTAACGGTTATTGTAAAGAAGTCAGTAAGAGTTAAATCTATCAAATTAAATAAAAAGAAATTAAAGCTGGCTGTTGGTAGCGCCTATACTCTTGGTGTTAACTTTAAACCAAAGAAAGCAACAAACAAAGAGGTTACCTGGAAGAGCAGTAAACCCGGTATTGTATCGGTTGATGCAAACGGAAATATTTATGCGTTATCAAAAGGTAAAGCCAAGATTACCGCAAAATCTGTTGATGGTAAGCATAAGGCTACATGTACTGTAGTAGTTAAGTAA